Part of the Antechinus flavipes isolate AdamAnt ecotype Samford, QLD, Australia chromosome 2, AdamAnt_v2, whole genome shotgun sequence genome is shown below.
gtgatttataacattttaaaaaatgaaccaagaAAGGTTATGAtagtttttataatataaatatgaaagggTTGAACCTTTTTTACAATCTCACTATTGTTAATACTAGGACCTTCACGACAGCACATCTGGAATAGCCTTCCTGTACCTCcttgttttatcttttatcattttaaaaacccACCACAAACACATATTTTCTCCCTTGCCTGTGCCTTGGAATTCCCTTCTCATTCTGCTATTTTAAAAGACTATAATTTCATTAACATAAAACAGTAAAACATTATTAACATAgtataaaacaaattaaacaaaatcaTAACTAtgcataaaaatagtttttattgctcttttttaCTCACAAGGGAATgcagtgaaaaacaaaaacaagaaaacaaataaaaaaacaccGATTATCTAAAAATCAAAGCCTagctttaatttaattaatccATAATTAGTGTTGGCTATGAGACCTTTGCCTATAAATCACATTTTCCTTAGGTAAACTGTTAGTCTCATATTTTTAAGTtgcattgaaagaaaaaaaatttcaataatatgATACACTGAAAATGAAGTCTGAGTAAATATaaaaaatcacacaaaatgatacaaaaatttaaggggaaaacatttttcaatttaaaatattccaaaatcttCTGCAATTAGatgtatgattttatattttattccttctaAAAGTGTTTTTAAGACTCAATGCTGAAAAACATAATAAGGGTTCTGTCTTGAATAATTTTTAGTTATCATGTAATGTGTTTTGATAATTCCCTTTGGTTCTTTTAGTTGATTTATCAAAGAAGAGTACTTAAAAGAATGCATgagttaacatatttaacagtaCTTGGTATAATGGAGTTTTTGTGCAGTCTTTTATTTCACATACCTGGCATTTTACTGTATTTGACAATACACACCACAGATTTAAGTTTCACTATCTTAAGTTTAAAAACAGGAGTTGTGATTTTTTATTGTCACTTTATGTTTGGTAAAAGGGAAGCTTGAAACGGTTATGCTTCTTCAATTTAAAAGAAGATATAGCTGTaattaaacaaaattagaagTTTAGAGTCACTGCTATCATTgtgaaatagtatttttaagcACCTGTGAACAATACTATATTTTGTGCTTTTCAGAACAAACTAGATAGATATTAGTCCCTACCAGAAAATTCTGCAAAGAAAATATCCTGAGATTTGTAACCCACTGAGTGTttctgggattttaaaaagttctatgAAATAAGTGTTAATTTCTCTTCTAccactaatttttcttttaggaaaaatatgAGCCTCAATCatttatacataagaaaaaatataagcagGATGGAATGCTATTTATGTTTcataaattacagaaaatcataggAAAATACTACAACAATTAAGTTTCATTAAGTTGAATAAGGCAACTAATCAGCACAAAATGCCCAATTGAAGAATATTAATTATAGATTGGCTGTACATAGTGTTCAGATAATCAACAGAAAACTATTTTCAGTACATTAAATGATAGAATAATGaaaacagcaggaaaaaaaataagagagaaagtgaaatactagatctggcacatagtagcctcttaataaatgcctgtcaAAGGGACATACTTTAAAGCTTGAAagatataagtaaaaataaaaggaaatgctaTCTTACATAGCAGGCCATAAATTTGCAGGCTTAGTACCCCAGAAATCAGTAAAGGCAGGAAATAGAAATGGAGTCATAGAATCTTTGAAATGAAAGATAACATCTACTcttacctcctcattttacaaatgagaaaactgaggtctactGAGGTAAATTGCCTAAATTCACACACCAAGGCAGTATAAAGGTAAAAACTGGAAATCTGGTCTGAAGTCAGAGTTCAGTATCCTTTCCAATTCATTACACTTGCCTTTGGTCAAATTTATGAATGACAGAGGCACAAAAAGCTACAGAGAAAAGATGAGATATTTAAAGGATATCTATGTAGACTTCTCTTGAAAATCTCTGGGGGTTACCATAAATAAACTGATGGACTATGATTTTGCCTATATGGTCACTCCTATATTTTTtgtgtttataaaatgaaatcaggAGAGTGCTTTGCTAAGGACTTATTGTTGCTACATCAAAACAAAGCTCATCTCAAAGACAATGTTGAAGAACTGAAAATTCattataacctttttttttaatactttaacatGCTATAATTATACTTTTCCTCTATCAAGAGATTCATAGGGACAGAAAATAGATCTGTGACTTCACTGTAATAGTAACTACCAGGTGAGGAAACTTCATCTACCAATGCAGAGCTCAACATTTCCTCTGcaacttaaaatcttagaaaacTGCCTACAGTAGAGTAAGATGTTAAAAGATTTTCCCCAGGTTAAAAAGCCAGTTATGCATCATATAGGCTGGCTCTCTATCCCATTATACCACAATGCTTCTTCAAGTAGAGATTAATAGACATTAAATCATTAAAGGAATAGTCATAGAATTGTAAAGCAAGAAGAAATCTTTGTCCAAgactcttattttacagttgaggaaattgaaactaatttATTGAAAACTAAGTCCCAGGTAAGAAGAAAGTTCCCACATACAACAAAATCTTTACAGTAGCACTTTTTGAGATAGCAAGGTCACTAACTttagaaaagctaaataaattatgattcatgaaggtaatggaatattattgtaccatcaaaaatgacaaatatgatgaatatagaaaagcatggaaagatcttGATGAACTGataaacagagccaagaaaacaatactCACAATGACAACAATATAAAGAGAACcacaaaaaagtcaaaagtgaacatttccaaaataacaaaaagcaagcaTAACTCTAAAGAAGAGTTATGGGAAAATAACTATAATTTACTCTTTTGTCAAGGTAGGAGATCTAAGAGTGGTATGCTGCACACACTTTCAGacttttttgatatattgatcaattttgccaattttttcccTGTTAtgtcttatctttaaaaatatttattatataggatgGCTCTCTGCAAGGGGAAGGGCTGTTAGAGAAAACTTGgtgattaaaaaaactaaaagctatgaataaaaacttaattaaaaaaatgaattttaagaagTCCCAAGGTTTTTAAGAATCTTAGGGCAACtctgttttcttccctctttaggatcaaatgatatatccAATCAAAATTCATACCTTGTTATATTTGAAGACCTGACGatccaataaattttaaatttttacataataGTCACAGAGACAATTTGGCTTTCCTAATATGTTGGGAAGCTCATAGAATCTAACTAGATAATCAAAAGTGTTAAAAGTTGCAGTTCTCTTCCAATTCCTAGTTCTTACTACTGCTTGAACTTCTTAGGAGTGAGCACTTCCCTTCACTTTGATTTTCTACACTAAGTGAGAAGTCTAATGAAGAACAGCTAGGTTTTCATATAACCACTGAGTGAAGAACATATCTAAACTAATACCCAGATCAGACAGAgacattccatttatttttagcaataaaTTATCTTAAGAGTACTGAAGCTTAagataaatggaattttaattgtGAACTTATACAAGGGGTCAGAAATcacttttgaaaattatattgagATGCCTATTTTCCTCATTCATTTATTAACTAAACAGACATTTACTGAAATCTACTATTTGTAAAGTAATATGTCTTGGGATTACAGATTCCACCCCAAAACCTTATTCATCATTTTGATGAATAAATATGATTTCCTCCTCTCTGACATATTCTTCTAGAGCATTAGTGTAACTGATGCTTGTAGCAATAGAACAAACCTGTTtgctgaaaattttttaaaaaatgtttaaataagttTTCACTTCTTCTAACCAAAATTTATCTTTGAGACCAAGAATCCTTAAGAAGGTCCAAAGACTCTCAAGGGCCCCATGGATAGATCTTATAGGACCCATGAActtaagagggaaaaagaatattttatttaatctctaattgaaattttctcCAATTATGAATTTCAAACACAACAACATTCTGACAAATGATGATTAGGCTCCAGATTGCTAAATGggtccaacacacacacacacacacacacacccctgagAATCTTTGCTCCAAGCCATTTGGAGCCAAAGTTTCTGGATGCACATGGTCAGAATCAATTCACTTTCCTATCTCTCATGgttggaaaatattaataaatggcAGTGTGTCTTCCTGGATTTGGTTTGCAAAGATTAATTCAATTGAGTCTGAAGAAAATGTGAcatatgaagggaaaaaaaatcaaatatttaaaaaaaaacagtccaaaaaaagaataaaataaaaactctacaGGAGATACAGTATGACATAATTCTAAGCCTCACATTCAGGTTTAGTTTTATCTGTGATGATACCAAAGTCCTTATCAGTGTTATAAATTAAAGACTGATAGGAAAAATTGCTGAGAGATACAGCGTTTGAAATTTCATtcaatacctttttttaaaaattataacactAAGAGATGAAATGGTCAGGATTAGATAGTGACAAAGAAGAAGCAATATCACTGCAAGCATAGTATTGCAATTCTCCTCAAATTCTAGTTGAACTCAAATTATTTTATCCAAATAGTGACAATGAAGCAGGTCATGAAATCCTTTCCTATACATAGCTaaactaattttatttaatgttattgaTATGTAATGACAATAACTTTAACAAGTGAGACTGAAACATCTGAAactctaatattttaaataaaggtaatattacatttatataataatgacCAAACACAACATTTAATAGTTATAGAAAAGGGGTAAGGGAGGAGAGGGGGTCACATTAAAGTTTACTATTAAAACTCAAGGCACAAATGGTAACATATCTAAGCTACCTAGGCAAAACATTAAATACTGGTTTTGCTACTTAATAGCTGCATGACTTAGGGCAAATCACAACTTTTCTATGCTTGGGTatcttcctctgcaaaatggggataatatactATCTAATTCACAAAACTGCTATGAGGAAGattatttgtaaattttaaaatgctgtatGAATGTGAGCTGAAAGCTCAATTAGTAAGAAAGGGGCTAGATGAGACAAAGTGGATGGATAAACACCAAAGCCAACATTCTTATTAGGGAAAACAAGactatgatataatatataaaacatttataaatcacACGAATCTTCCTATAGAAAAGTAAGCATATAACTAAGCATCATAAGTATTAATTCTTTGCTAATATCATAAAACATTCAAAGGTGATTGGCAAAGCATGggtctttttttaatagaaaaagaagaaagccaaGAGGGGTATCACTTGCCTGAAATCAGTagtagaaacaagattaaaattctgaatttgattttatgTCTTATTTCTAAGTCAGATATGCTATCTTTTCTGACAAAGATAGCTCTAAATGATTAAGGAGTACAAGTGAATTTACTTAGGAAGAAAACGTCTAATTTTTGCTGAAAAAGAAGCAACCATAAAACTGAAgaaactatgaaaactgaaaatatttatacattaaaaatattaaataagataaaagaaagagcaaCAGCAAGAAATAAAGTGGGATTTAGTTTGACAGTGCATAAGGTTAAAATGTGATCCATAATACTGTtgattcaaaaattcaatttcatatgatttttttcactGCACTAATCAAATGTTTCAATAAACCAAAGAATTGATTTGCTATTACTTAGGcctgactttattttttccacCGCCATAAAAAGTAAGCATAATATTCTTCaagaaactaaaaaacaaacaaacaaaaagaatagtGTGAATAGTACATTACagtaacaaaataatgaaaacaaattttttaaaatcggTAATTGCTCATTTGCACATATTCATAAAGTAAGTAAATATGGACTTATAGCCTTTTAAATAtaagttcttttaaatataaattcacaATATACATAACACTACAAACAAGCTTAAAAGCTATCCTAGTTACACATCACAAATGGCAATATTACTCTGTATCtagaaaaaagacaataaaacttGTGTTTATCCTAATCTCAAGGTCAAATCTGTGGAGCTTGAAAAGATAAACCTTATAGTCAATAGAAACTGTTTTCTATTGTTCTAATATGaaccttttataattttcttgattctccttcatccttctcttctcttttatattatttaactATAGCTATTTCCAATACCAGAAGTAGCTTCTGTTCCTTTTTAATTTGTCATAGGATGTTTGATGTGATGTGAGGgtaacttcctttttattttgaatgaataaagcattacTTACCAGTCAGTGCTGTTGTAAATAACTGATGCCTGATACTATATGAAGTTTATAAATGCTTCAAATTCTTCAAAAGAAACatgcaaaagtaaaaacaaccaCTGCAACAATATCAAtgacaattataataaaatatattacatacttGTTACTTCTTGTAAGAAATCCAAACAGGGTCGACTATTTCCAGAAATACTTATTGAAACAGCCAATGGGGTCTGTCCTTCATAGTTCCTTGTGTTAGTGTCCGCTCCATAATTATATAACATTCGGGCACAAAGCACATCATCCCTAAGGGCAGACAAGTGTAATGGTGTTTGTCCATCTTCTAAACGACCCAAGTTTGTGTCTGCCCCTCTCTGAAGGAACATTCGGCAATATGAGTGATTGCTTTTGATCACAGCATATCGTAACAGGAAACCATTCTGAATGTCGATATTGGCATTGTGATCCAGAAGGATTTTCACACAGCTTGACCTCTCCCGGATAATGGCTAGCTGAAGCGGTGTTGTACCTTTATCACTCAGTGGATCGACCTCAGCCTTGAACTCTAGCAGGAGTCTGACAAATGAGTCCCTACCATAGTGAGCAGCTACATGAAGGGGAGTCCAACCATCATTGCTTTTTGCATTGATAATGTCACTTCTGTATTCAGATTCTAACATCAAGCGTGCAATCCGGGCTCGACCATGCATAGCTGCATAATGAAGAGCAGTGAAGCCTCCAATTAAGTCCTTAACTGTGGGATCAGCTAAagtcaaaatcaaaacaaaaaatgttagaaaacatTGGGGGAAGAAACTACCCTAACATACATTTTAGAACAAAAATTTAaaccaaatttttaaatgaatatataataatattttcattaaagacATTAAAATCGATTTTAATGGAAAGTTAGCAAGCCTGACTTAATGGAATGAGGATGGCAGATCACAGAAGTGTTTAAAAAGGCATCCACAAAACATATAGCTCCCTGACAGCCACATCTTTTTCTTCTGGTTATTTGAAATCAATTGCTTACATCTCTCTTCTGGCTATTGAAAAACCTTCATTTCTATCATGTTTTTCCCCACcacttttaaacttttattttctcttgtgtTGCTTCTTAGTCTTAAAAAGAAGCATGTGTAGCAACATCTGCTATTCTAAATTGCGGATGTGCTGTGGTCTGGCAGATTGTGTTATTTTAGGGTGTATTAGGTAAAAGTTTCTCTGTGGTCTGTAGGATTTCCAAAGCATGTAAGATATATGTTCTTTAAGTGATCTTGATAAAGCATGTTTTCATAAGATGAAAAGTctgttttgaattattattttacaagaaCTTTGGAATTTACAAGAATGTAAGCAGCACATTGtgtgaaaaattagaagaaaccCCAGTAAcgtaaatattctcattttttaaaaccatacAAAACTATTCCTATGTTGACTAATTTAATAAAACTATGATGATTTATGATCTTGTGCACTCTTCACTTATTGCCATAGACTAACACTTTCCTCACCTGCTCTAGAAATTTTCCTTAGGTCAAAAAACTGGATCAGCAGCTGTTTGTGGCTCTGATTTCACCAAAACTGCCCAACCAGCTGGCCAAGCAAGGGCAAA
Proteins encoded:
- the ASB7 gene encoding ankyrin repeat and SOCS box protein 7: MLHHHCRRNPELQEELQIQAAVAAGDVHTVRKMLEQGYSPNGRDANGWTLLHFSAARGKERCVRVFLEHGADPTVKDLIGGFTALHYAAMHGRARIARLMLESEYRSDIINAKSNDGWTPLHVAAHYGRDSFVRLLLEFKAEVDPLSDKGTTPLQLAIIRERSSCVKILLDHNANIDIQNGFLLRYAVIKSNHSYCRMFLQRGADTNLGRLEDGQTPLHLSALRDDVLCARMLYNYGADTNTRNYEGQTPLAVSISISGNSRPCLDFLQEVTRQPRNLQDLCRIKIRQCIGLQNLKLLDELPIAKVMKDYLKHKFDDI